From Cellvibrio zantedeschiae, the proteins below share one genomic window:
- a CDS encoding alpha/beta hydrolase, with the protein MQAQELTFNVDGLQFAAQAWGNPEHYPILALHGWLDNSASFFALAPLLNNVYIVALDMAGHGQTSHRLGSFPYNIWEDVAEIFAIADQLGWKEFGLLGHSRGAIIATLCAGTFPERISRLGLIEGLLPEPTRSEDTPVQLARSIQGIKAQSVKALSLYPDVVTAIKARERGMFPLSYAAAKALTERGLKKVEKGYHWSTDQRLLAPSAVKLLPEQMAAFVARATCPIALVLADEGMPKLFPKYSESVDAYPQVFVTRLPGGHHLHMEKEVTKVAAVLNSFFDKRD; encoded by the coding sequence ATGCAAGCGCAAGAGCTCACATTTAATGTCGACGGGTTGCAATTTGCTGCGCAAGCTTGGGGTAATCCTGAGCATTATCCAATTTTAGCTCTGCATGGTTGGCTCGATAATTCCGCCAGTTTTTTTGCTTTAGCCCCACTGTTAAACAATGTTTATATTGTTGCGCTTGATATGGCAGGGCACGGCCAAACGAGCCATCGCCTGGGTTCGTTTCCTTACAACATATGGGAAGACGTTGCCGAAATATTTGCAATAGCAGATCAGCTAGGTTGGAAAGAGTTTGGTCTACTTGGACATTCTCGCGGCGCAATTATCGCGACCTTATGTGCAGGAACATTTCCAGAGCGAATTTCGCGTTTGGGTTTAATTGAAGGTTTATTGCCAGAGCCAACACGCAGTGAAGATACTCCCGTGCAATTAGCGCGATCAATACAGGGAATTAAAGCCCAGTCTGTTAAGGCCTTGTCTCTTTATCCCGATGTGGTTACTGCAATAAAAGCACGTGAGAGAGGTATGTTTCCGTTAAGTTATGCTGCAGCCAAAGCTTTGACCGAGCGCGGCTTGAAAAAGGTTGAAAAAGGTTATCATTGGAGCACGGATCAACGCCTTTTGGCTCCTTCAGCAGTAAAATTATTACCGGAGCAAATGGCGGCATTTGTTGCGCGTGCTACTTGTCCGATTGCCTTGGTATTAGCGGACGAAGGCATGCCAAAATTGTTTCCAAAATATAGTGAATCTGTCGACGCTTATCCACAGGTTTTTGTGACTCGCCTGCCGGGTGGTCATCATCTACATATGGAAAAAGAAGTAACTAAGGTTGCAGCGGTACTTAATTCATTTTTTGACAAAAGAGATTAA
- a CDS encoding SixA phosphatase family protein translates to MRAQQTAQIVRDILAAQGINLSIKTTDLITPDSDPAGLFDSLQTANLNAVLLASHQPFVGDFIDLFCGSPSGAHPMNTSSMALIECDVAASACGELRWLRHVLG, encoded by the coding sequence GTGCGCGCTCAGCAAACCGCGCAAATCGTTCGAGATATTTTAGCTGCGCAAGGTATTAACCTATCCATTAAAACAACAGATTTAATTACGCCAGATAGCGATCCTGCCGGTTTATTTGATTCACTTCAAACGGCAAATTTAAACGCAGTGCTCCTGGCCAGTCATCAACCTTTTGTGGGTGATTTTATCGATCTCTTTTGCGGTAGTCCAAGTGGCGCTCATCCAATGAATACCAGTTCTATGGCGTTAATCGAATGTGATGTTGCGGCTAGTGCTTGCGGCGAATTGCGTTGGTTAAGGCATGTATTGGGATGA
- a CDS encoding DUF4389 domain-containing protein, which yields MNNEQIKSNLTSSKHWLRLIFMLIFAAVLQVASIVMWILVIAQFIFSLITGVDNINLRRFGHSLSIYIFDTLKFLTYASEEKPFPFSDWPEPDKFTEVDD from the coding sequence GTGAATAATGAACAAATTAAATCTAACCTGACGTCCAGCAAGCATTGGCTGCGCTTGATTTTTATGCTGATTTTTGCGGCGGTTCTGCAAGTTGCCAGCATTGTGATGTGGATATTAGTAATCGCCCAATTTATTTTCTCGCTGATAACCGGTGTGGATAATATTAACTTACGTCGATTTGGTCACAGCTTATCTATTTATATTTTCGATACGTTAAAATTTTTAACTTACGCCAGCGAAGAAAAACCTTTTCCTTTTTCTGACTGGCCAGAGCCGGATAAATTTACTGAAGTTGACGATTAA
- a CDS encoding NAD(P)H-dependent glycerol-3-phosphate dehydrogenase, giving the protein MTISLTVTVLGGGSFGTAIANIIAHNNHKTFLWMRSPEHAAACQTARENIQYLPGYHLDDSLEITSDLQMAVSQSDLIFVSIPSHSFRSVTQAIRPYLRKDAIVISTAKGIEPQGFTLMSQILEQELPDHPIGVLSGPNFAKEIVRKQQTGSVIASSDERVIDCVQKTLCSATFRVYSNHDRYGVELGGALKNIYAIICGMAAALGAGQNTQAMLLTRSLAEMGRFAHLMGANPMTFLGLAGVGDLILTCTSDLSRNYRVGFALGQGKNLDEVVAGLGQVAEGVNTLKQVKQKADELGVYMPLVSGLHGILFEHKAIADVARGLMMGEQNTDVDYLGV; this is encoded by the coding sequence ATGACTATAAGTTTGACCGTAACTGTGTTGGGGGGGGGAAGTTTCGGCACAGCGATTGCTAATATCATCGCCCACAATAATCACAAAACTTTCTTGTGGATGCGTTCTCCCGAGCATGCAGCCGCGTGTCAAACCGCGCGCGAAAACATTCAGTACCTTCCTGGTTACCATTTGGATGACTCGCTTGAAATCACCTCTGATTTGCAAATGGCCGTTAGTCAAAGTGACCTCATTTTTGTGTCCATCCCCAGCCATTCTTTTCGGTCAGTCACACAGGCTATACGTCCCTATCTTCGCAAAGACGCCATAGTGATTAGTACTGCCAAGGGCATAGAACCCCAGGGCTTTACACTTATGAGTCAAATTCTTGAGCAGGAGTTGCCAGATCATCCAATTGGGGTCTTGAGCGGCCCAAACTTCGCAAAAGAAATCGTGCGCAAGCAGCAGACGGGCTCTGTTATTGCAAGCAGTGATGAGCGTGTCATTGATTGCGTGCAAAAAACCTTGTGTTCTGCGACCTTCCGCGTCTACTCCAACCACGATCGTTACGGCGTTGAGTTGGGTGGTGCGCTAAAAAATATCTACGCTATTATTTGTGGTATGGCAGCGGCTTTAGGTGCCGGACAAAACACGCAGGCTATGTTGTTGACCAGAAGTCTCGCAGAGATGGGGCGCTTTGCGCATCTCATGGGAGCTAACCCAATGACGTTTTTAGGTTTGGCCGGAGTGGGGGATTTGATTCTGACTTGTACATCTGATCTAAGTCGTAATTACCGAGTAGGTTTTGCGCTGGGCCAAGGTAAAAATCTGGATGAAGTGGTTGCAGGTTTGGGACAGGTTGCAGAGGGTGTAAATACGCTTAAGCAAGTGAAGCAAAAAGCTGACGAACTTGGCGTGTACATGCCGTTGGTTTCCGGTTTGCACGGAATTTTGTTTGAACACAAAGCTATTGCAGACGTTGCACGTGGTTTGATGATGGGCGAGCAAAATACTGATGTGGATTATCTAGGGGTTTAA
- a CDS encoding flavin reductase family protein yields MHDKPVSEAMKLGMRRLASGVCVIAARIGSEKFAMTASSVTSVSDNPASLLVCINKLVSQQEYFSTQGSKFSVNILGQEHEDISNLCAGREPGKDRFSLGNWHKEKASPYLADAQAVFFCETDMFISYGSHQIVIAHIQQVRLGDVEFAPLLYANGSYGQFTPK; encoded by the coding sequence ATGCACGATAAACCCGTTAGTGAGGCAATGAAGCTTGGAATGCGCCGGTTGGCTTCAGGTGTCTGTGTGATAGCTGCACGTATTGGAAGCGAAAAATTCGCAATGACTGCCTCATCTGTGACATCTGTCTCTGATAATCCCGCCTCTTTGTTGGTTTGTATAAACAAGCTGGTTTCCCAGCAAGAATATTTTTCAACCCAGGGCAGCAAATTTTCCGTCAACATTCTTGGTCAGGAACACGAGGATATTTCTAACTTATGTGCCGGTCGGGAGCCTGGAAAAGACAGATTCAGTTTGGGCAATTGGCATAAAGAAAAAGCTTCTCCTTATTTGGCTGATGCACAAGCTGTGTTTTTTTGTGAAACAGATATGTTTATCAGCTACGGCTCACACCAGATCGTGATTGCCCATATTCAGCAGGTTCGGTTGGGCGATGTTGAATTCGCACCACTGCTTTATGCTAATGGAAGTTACGGCCAATTTACACCTAAATAG
- the folD gene encoding bifunctional methylenetetrahydrofolate dehydrogenase/methenyltetrahydrofolate cyclohydrolase FolD yields MSALVLDGKALAAKTEQELSQRVSALKSATNGQTPILATILVGDDPASATYVKMKGNACSRIGMDSLKVELPSSTTTEQLLAKIHELNNNPNVHGILLQHPVPEQIDERLCFDAISAAKDVDGVTCLGFGRMSMGEEAYGCATPKGIMRLLEAYNIEFSGKHAVVVGRSPILGKPMAMMLLNANCTVTICHSRTKNLPDLIKQADIIVGAVGKPEFIKAEWIKDGAVVVDAGYHPGGVGDIELAPLVNRVAAYTPVPGGVGPMTINTLIYQSVDSGEKKMKAAASK; encoded by the coding sequence GTGTCTGCATTAGTATTGGACGGCAAAGCTCTTGCTGCAAAAACTGAACAAGAATTATCGCAACGTGTTTCTGCATTAAAAAGCGCAACCAATGGCCAAACACCGATTCTTGCCACCATTCTTGTGGGCGATGACCCAGCGTCAGCCACTTACGTAAAAATGAAAGGCAATGCCTGTTCACGTATTGGTATGGATTCACTGAAAGTAGAATTGCCATCCAGCACTACAACCGAACAATTGCTCGCGAAAATTCACGAATTAAATAACAACCCAAATGTTCACGGCATTTTGCTGCAGCACCCTGTGCCAGAGCAAATTGACGAGCGTTTGTGTTTCGATGCAATCAGTGCCGCTAAAGATGTTGATGGAGTAACCTGTTTAGGTTTCGGCCGCATGAGTATGGGCGAAGAAGCCTACGGTTGTGCAACACCAAAAGGCATTATGCGTTTGCTGGAAGCTTACAATATTGAATTCTCTGGTAAGCACGCTGTTGTTGTAGGTCGCAGCCCTATTCTTGGCAAGCCAATGGCCATGATGCTATTGAATGCAAATTGCACTGTCACCATTTGCCATTCGCGCACCAAAAACCTTCCCGATTTAATCAAGCAGGCGGACATTATTGTTGGCGCCGTTGGTAAACCAGAATTTATTAAAGCTGAATGGATTAAAGATGGCGCCGTTGTTGTTGATGCCGGTTATCATCCTGGCGGCGTAGGCGATATTGAGTTGGCACCGCTCGTAAATCGAGTTGCGGCTTATACTCCGGTTCCTGGTGGTGTAGGCCCTATGACCATTAACACTTTAATTTATCAAAGTGTTGATTCTGGTGAGAAAAAAATGAAAGCGGCAGCTAGCAAATAA
- the truC gene encoding tRNA pseudouridine(65) synthase TruC, translated as MMSEQLDIIYRDEYLVAINKPSGLLVHRSMIDRHETRFAMQMLRDQIGQHVFPVHRLDKPTSGVLVFALNAEMAALMGNIFSEHYLQKTYVAIVRGIAPEHLLLDYPIIEELDKYTDQKARTPEPKPAITEFFRLAEVSLPYAIDKYPESRYSLVKCLPRTGRKHQIRRHLKHISHPIIGDAKHGKGNHNRFFQKTFNANRLLLAATELRFIHPIYNTDLKLVAPLDKTMAQLIQRFAWYNALPSEWLASQTQSNLYAP; from the coding sequence ATGATGAGTGAACAACTCGATATTATTTATCGCGATGAATATCTGGTGGCGATTAACAAACCCAGTGGTTTGTTGGTGCATCGCAGCATGATTGATCGTCATGAAACTCGTTTCGCTATGCAAATGTTGCGTGACCAAATCGGACAACATGTTTTTCCGGTTCATCGTTTAGATAAACCCACATCCGGTGTTTTAGTGTTTGCATTAAATGCTGAAATGGCCGCATTGATGGGAAATATTTTCTCTGAACATTATTTGCAAAAAACCTATGTTGCTATTGTACGTGGTATAGCACCGGAACATTTGCTACTTGATTACCCTATTATTGAAGAGCTAGATAAATATACTGATCAAAAAGCACGAACACCTGAGCCAAAACCAGCTATTACCGAGTTCTTCCGGCTTGCAGAAGTTAGCTTGCCTTATGCTATAGATAAGTATCCCGAAAGCCGTTACTCCCTGGTTAAATGTTTACCGCGAACTGGTCGAAAGCATCAAATACGCCGTCATTTAAAACACATTAGCCATCCTATTATTGGCGATGCCAAACACGGCAAGGGCAACCACAATCGCTTTTTTCAAAAGACATTTAATGCGAATCGCTTATTGCTAGCGGCTACGGAACTCAGGTTTATTCACCCGATCTATAACACTGACCTTAAACTGGTTGCTCCATTGGATAAAACCATGGCACAACTTATCCAGCGCTTTGCTTGGTATAATGCGTTACCAAGCGAATGGCTTGCCTCGCAAACACAGAGCAATCTTTATGCGCCTTGA
- the rsuA gene encoding 16S rRNA pseudouridine(516) synthase RsuA, translated as MRLDKFIGNNSELSRTQIHIAIKQGLITVNDQLINKTNTQINTGDKVICNGEIIEERKLRYLMLHKPAGYVSANSDSEHPTLLDLIDLPFKHELQIAGRLDLDTTGLVLLTDDGQWNHKITSPKHMHTKSYLVTTVNAITKDLIVSFAEGLLLKGETKKTLPAELSILDSHQARLSICEGKYHQVKRMFAAVGNHVIALHRERIGAIHLDDNLQPGKFRSLTSDEIASFEK; from the coding sequence ATGCGCCTTGATAAATTTATTGGCAACAACAGCGAACTCAGCCGCACGCAAATTCATATTGCGATCAAACAAGGCTTGATTACGGTTAACGATCAGCTGATCAACAAAACCAACACGCAGATTAATACCGGCGATAAAGTTATTTGTAATGGCGAAATAATTGAAGAGCGCAAGCTACGTTATTTAATGCTTCATAAACCTGCCGGATATGTTTCTGCCAATTCAGACAGTGAACACCCTACGCTCTTGGACTTAATTGATTTACCTTTTAAGCACGAGTTACAAATTGCGGGCCGCCTTGATTTGGATACTACCGGCCTGGTTTTGTTGACCGATGACGGACAATGGAATCATAAAATTACGTCGCCCAAACACATGCACACCAAAAGCTATTTAGTGACTACTGTAAATGCAATCACCAAAGATCTAATTGTCAGCTTCGCTGAAGGTTTATTGCTTAAAGGCGAGACGAAAAAAACTTTACCCGCAGAACTTAGCATTCTTGATTCCCACCAGGCACGTTTAAGTATTTGTGAAGGGAAATATCATCAAGTAAAACGTATGTTCGCAGCCGTTGGCAACCATGTGATTGCCTTACATCGTGAGCGCATAGGTGCAATTCATTTGGATGATAACCTGCAACCTGGAAAATTTCGTTCGCTGACCAGCGATGAAATTGCGAGCTTTGAGAAATAA
- a CDS encoding methyltransferase → MTDAPTTWLLRNIHQHSTECSIWLSDENVLRQLPTENSWPNKPAFITNRWDIAEHAKKLGFNTQFSDFDLTTVADNSIDHIFYRISKEKAVTHHLINEAQRILKPQGQLWISGQKNEGIKTYIEKASTLFGCEKNIQKDGVCYSSKLTKNTNSGSLLVDEDYANLRETIYLDGKTLFSKPGQFGWNKIDQGSEFLITEITPLLSPQSFNHCLDLGCGYGYLSIASLHLPILKRTLTDNNAAALATAKANCQLLNIAAEIIASDAGGELKNQFDLILCNPPFHQGFSVDEDLTDKFLRNATKLLTPNGIAYFVVNQFIALEKKALPYFKQVNLIAQNKSFKVVELRKN, encoded by the coding sequence ATGACAGACGCGCCTACAACATGGCTTTTGCGCAACATTCATCAGCACTCCACCGAGTGTAGCATTTGGCTTAGTGACGAAAATGTCCTGCGCCAGTTACCAACTGAAAATAGCTGGCCGAATAAACCAGCATTCATTACCAATCGTTGGGATATTGCTGAACACGCCAAAAAGCTGGGCTTCAACACACAATTCAGTGATTTTGATTTAACAACCGTTGCTGACAACAGCATTGATCATATTTTTTATCGTATTTCCAAAGAAAAGGCAGTTACCCATCATTTGATAAACGAGGCGCAACGCATACTCAAACCACAAGGCCAGTTATGGATAAGTGGTCAAAAAAATGAAGGTATAAAAACTTATATTGAAAAGGCTAGCACTTTATTTGGTTGTGAAAAAAATATTCAAAAAGATGGCGTATGTTATTCCAGCAAACTCACCAAGAACACTAATTCGGGTTCGCTGTTGGTTGATGAGGATTATGCTAATTTGCGTGAAACTATCTACCTGGATGGCAAAACCTTATTCAGTAAACCTGGACAGTTCGGTTGGAATAAAATTGATCAAGGCAGCGAGTTTTTAATTACTGAAATCACTCCACTATTATCACCCCAATCTTTTAATCACTGTCTGGACTTAGGTTGCGGATATGGATACCTAAGCATAGCGAGCCTGCATTTACCAATTCTTAAGCGCACATTAACGGATAATAACGCTGCAGCGCTTGCCACAGCAAAAGCGAATTGCCAGCTCTTGAACATCGCAGCTGAAATCATTGCTAGCGATGCAGGTGGAGAATTAAAAAATCAATTTGATTTAATTCTATGCAATCCACCTTTTCATCAAGGTTTTAGTGTTGATGAAGACCTAACCGATAAATTTTTGCGCAATGCCACAAAATTATTAACACCAAATGGCATCGCTTATTTTGTAGTCAATCAATTTATTGCATTGGAAAAAAAGGCACTCCCCTATTTCAAGCAAGTAAATTTAATCGCGCAAAATAAGAGTTTTAAAGTCGTTGAATTGCGCAAAAACTAG
- the ppnP gene encoding pyrimidine/purine nucleoside phosphorylase: MFKVNEYFNGAVKSIAFQTETLPATVGVMAKGDYEFGTSQKEYMTVVSGSLTVVLPGSDKAETFKEGQTFIVEAHQKFKVTADVETSYLCKYE, from the coding sequence ATGTTTAAAGTAAACGAATACTTCAACGGCGCGGTTAAGTCTATCGCCTTTCAAACTGAAACCTTACCTGCCACCGTTGGCGTAATGGCTAAGGGTGACTACGAATTCGGCACCAGCCAAAAAGAATACATGACCGTAGTGAGTGGTAGCTTGACCGTGGTATTGCCAGGTAGCGATAAAGCTGAAACTTTTAAAGAAGGCCAAACCTTTATTGTTGAAGCTCACCAAAAATTCAAAGTAACTGCAGATGTAGAAACCTCTTACCTCTGCAAATACGAATAA
- a CDS encoding LysR family transcriptional regulator, translating to MARSYSLQDLELLIQVAERGNMSEVGRQLNMTTAAVSAAIKRLEVALDVSLFERTTRSLRLSAAGEAFIPHLQQILGTLDIAENELRNRQTLVAGEIRIGLPSDIGRHYLLALLNQFQELNPKVKFILHVSDLIQDLYRDELDIVIRYGQPKDSSLIAAKLCDNRRVLVASPDYLARHTPIKELQDLLEHNCLLFYLNGRPYSKWQFECEKDLVTLNVTGDRSANDGELVKRWAVEGKGVAYKSALDVAEELASGTLVEVLAGRFLGQPSPLYLLYKERKYQAYRMTALIKYLKERIS from the coding sequence ATGGCTAGGTCATATTCCCTACAAGATTTGGAGCTTCTTATACAGGTTGCGGAACGTGGCAATATGAGTGAGGTGGGGCGGCAACTCAATATGACCACCGCTGCAGTCTCCGCAGCCATCAAACGCTTGGAAGTCGCGCTAGATGTTAGCCTGTTTGAACGAACAACCCGGAGCCTGCGTCTCAGCGCTGCTGGGGAGGCTTTCATTCCTCATTTGCAGCAAATATTAGGTACGCTGGATATAGCTGAGAACGAGCTTCGTAACAGGCAAACCTTGGTAGCAGGGGAGATTCGAATTGGTTTGCCGTCAGATATAGGACGTCACTATTTGTTAGCCTTGTTAAACCAGTTTCAGGAGTTGAATCCCAAGGTTAAGTTTATCTTGCATGTGTCTGATTTAATTCAGGATTTATATAGGGATGAATTAGACATTGTTATCCGCTACGGTCAGCCAAAAGACTCAAGCTTAATTGCTGCAAAACTCTGTGATAACCGTCGAGTATTAGTCGCTTCGCCAGATTACCTCGCAAGGCATACACCCATAAAGGAATTGCAAGACCTGCTTGAGCACAACTGCTTATTGTTTTATCTCAACGGAAGGCCATACAGCAAGTGGCAGTTTGAATGCGAAAAGGATCTGGTCACGCTCAACGTAACGGGCGATAGATCTGCTAACGATGGCGAGCTGGTAAAGCGTTGGGCAGTAGAAGGTAAAGGGGTTGCGTACAAATCTGCCCTTGATGTTGCTGAAGAGCTTGCCTCGGGCACTTTGGTGGAGGTGCTCGCGGGCCGCTTTCTTGGCCAACCTTCACCCTTATATTTACTTTACAAGGAGCGTAAATATCAAGCCTATCGTATGACGGCATTAATTAAGTATTTAAAAGAGCGGATTAGCTAA
- a CDS encoding zinc-binding alcohol dehydrogenase family protein — MTTENFMKAVGLKAYLPISDTNSLVDVQLPVPTPGERDLLIKVEAISVNPVDTKVRSPKSKVEENYRVLGWDAVGTVVAVGSKVELFNAGDEVFYAGDITRPGSNSEFQLVDERIAGRKPKSLSNAEAAALPLTAITASEGLFERLGISEGKSAGKTLLIIGGAGGVGSIAIQLAKQISGLKIIATASRPESADWCRSLGADVVIDHHKDMVQEFRAQGIQYADYIFCLNSTAKYWPVMSELIAPQSIICSIVEPEAPLDLNLLKSKSAHFVWEFMFTRSMYKTADMVEQHNILNRLADLIDAGKIKTSLSKTLSPINAENLRLAHTAIETGKTIGKIALTDW, encoded by the coding sequence ATGACTACAGAAAATTTTATGAAAGCCGTTGGCCTCAAAGCCTATCTTCCCATTAGTGATACCAATTCATTAGTTGATGTACAGCTTCCCGTTCCAACGCCCGGTGAGCGCGATCTCTTAATCAAGGTTGAGGCTATTTCGGTCAATCCTGTCGATACCAAGGTGCGCAGCCCCAAAAGCAAAGTTGAAGAAAACTACCGCGTATTGGGATGGGACGCGGTAGGTACAGTCGTTGCGGTGGGCAGCAAGGTTGAGTTGTTTAATGCTGGCGACGAGGTCTTTTACGCTGGCGATATCACTCGTCCGGGCAGCAATAGCGAATTTCAGTTGGTCGATGAGCGCATCGCGGGGCGCAAACCCAAAAGCCTAAGTAATGCAGAGGCAGCTGCCCTGCCTTTAACCGCTATCACCGCGAGCGAGGGTCTGTTTGAACGTTTGGGAATCAGCGAAGGAAAATCTGCAGGGAAAACCTTATTAATTATCGGTGGAGCCGGAGGTGTTGGCTCAATCGCTATTCAACTTGCAAAACAAATTTCCGGTTTAAAAATCATTGCCACCGCATCGCGCCCTGAATCAGCCGACTGGTGCCGCAGCCTCGGTGCAGATGTAGTTATCGATCACCACAAAGATATGGTTCAGGAATTTCGCGCCCAGGGCATTCAATATGCGGATTATATTTTTTGCTTAAACTCCACTGCTAAATATTGGCCAGTCATGAGCGAACTCATCGCGCCTCAAAGTATTATCTGCTCTATTGTTGAACCGGAAGCGCCGCTGGATTTAAATCTTCTCAAATCAAAATCTGCGCATTTTGTATGGGAATTTATGTTTACCCGTTCAATGTATAAAACCGCTGATATGGTGGAACAGCACAATATTCTTAACCGCCTGGCAGATTTAATTGATGCCGGAAAAATTAAAACCAGCCTTAGTAAAACACTCAGTCCTATAAATGCTGAAAATCTAAGGCTTGCACATACGGCGATAGAAACAGGAAAAACGATTGGAAAAATTGCGCTTACCGATTGGTAA
- a CDS encoding alkene reductase yields MSNLFSPLDVGSTKVSSRIVMAPMTRCRSSQPGDIPNEMMAAYYAQRAGAGLIITEATQISPQGKGYSFTPGIYSKEQIAGWKIITNAVHSKGGKIYNQLWHVGRMSHPIFHNGELPVAPSAVAFEGQVWIYDEQKQKGEKVSCPIPRELTIAEIKSIIKDYQRAVVNAMEAGFDGVEIHGANGYLIEQFLRTTSNQRTDEYGGSIENRLRFLKEVVTVVVDAIGADKVGIRLAPFITARGMNCPEILPCILEAANFLQSKNVSYIHLAEADWDDAPKVDEDFRRELRKGFHGKIIVAGKFTKERAEQILAQGYADLVAFGRPFIANPDFPARLKNNLALATLDPNTLFGGTERGYSDYPVAI; encoded by the coding sequence ATGAGCAATTTGTTTAGCCCACTGGATGTTGGTAGTACTAAAGTTTCTTCACGCATTGTTATGGCGCCTATGACGCGCTGCCGCTCATCGCAACCTGGTGATATCCCCAATGAAATGATGGCTGCCTATTACGCACAGCGTGCGGGCGCAGGATTAATTATTACTGAAGCCACACAAATCTCTCCACAGGGAAAAGGCTATTCATTCACACCTGGAATATATTCCAAGGAACAAATTGCCGGCTGGAAAATAATAACCAATGCAGTACATTCAAAAGGCGGAAAAATTTATAACCAGCTTTGGCATGTCGGGCGCATGTCGCACCCTATATTTCACAATGGCGAATTACCCGTTGCGCCCTCTGCAGTTGCATTTGAAGGACAAGTATGGATTTATGATGAGCAAAAACAAAAAGGCGAAAAAGTCAGTTGCCCTATTCCTCGCGAGTTAACAATAGCTGAAATTAAATCAATTATTAAGGATTATCAAAGGGCTGTTGTAAATGCGATGGAAGCAGGATTTGACGGAGTGGAAATCCATGGTGCTAATGGTTATCTAATTGAACAGTTTTTACGTACTACATCAAACCAACGCACCGACGAATATGGTGGATCCATTGAAAATCGTTTACGATTTTTGAAAGAAGTTGTCACTGTGGTAGTTGACGCGATTGGTGCAGATAAAGTAGGCATTCGTTTAGCTCCCTTCATTACTGCACGTGGAATGAATTGCCCTGAAATTTTGCCATGCATTTTGGAAGCGGCGAATTTTCTCCAGTCTAAAAATGTCAGTTACATACATTTAGCTGAAGCTGATTGGGACGATGCGCCTAAAGTTGATGAAGATTTCCGTCGCGAGTTACGCAAAGGTTTCCATGGAAAAATTATTGTAGCGGGCAAGTTCACTAAAGAGCGAGCAGAACAAATTTTAGCGCAGGGTTATGCTGACTTGGTCGCGTTCGGCAGACCTTTTATTGCGAATCCAGACTTTCCAGCACGTCTAAAAAATAATTTAGCCTTGGCGACCCTTGATCCAAACACATTATTTGGTGGAACTGAACGGGGTTATAGTGACTATCCTGTAGCGATTTAA
- a CDS encoding ExbD/TolR family protein has product MRINLGDDEQPEIGLIALIDCIFFLLMFFMVSTSFSQQTATQGQRELSVVLPEASTNLDLGVAAETIVAISIDKKGNLFLQGEAITTKGLQDHLKDVGAKSKQTLVEIAGDETVPYKYIVGVIDLCQFEGLTNIALQTRNK; this is encoded by the coding sequence ATGCGAATTAATCTTGGTGATGATGAGCAGCCAGAAATTGGTTTGATTGCACTTATAGATTGCATCTTTTTTCTATTGATGTTCTTCATGGTCTCTACATCTTTTTCACAACAAACTGCAACACAAGGGCAGCGTGAACTCTCGGTGGTATTGCCAGAAGCTAGCACCAATCTTGATTTAGGTGTGGCTGCAGAAACAATTGTAGCTATCAGCATTGATAAAAAAGGCAATTTGTTTTTACAAGGTGAAGCAATAACGACAAAAGGCTTGCAAGATCACCTTAAAGATGTGGGAGCTAAGAGTAAGCAAACATTGGTTGAAATTGCAGGCGATGAAACAGTTCCCTACAAGTATATCGTTGGCGTAATTGATTTGTGCCAATTTGAAGGACTAACCAATATTGCTTTACAAACCAGGAATAAATAA